The proteins below are encoded in one region of Micromonospora sp. DSM 45708:
- a CDS encoding PadR family transcriptional regulator — protein sequence MTVPLTLLGLLEREPSHGYDLKRDYDTFFGRGKPLPYGQVYSTLSRLARDGKVVVSDVAPGAGPDRKRYVITDRGATEVEHWLTEPVEPEPHLQTVLFAKVVLALMLDRPAEAYLDAQRAAHLHRMRELTEVKRSGGLVDVMLADHGLYHLEADLRWIEMTGARLDALRKTVRR from the coding sequence ATGACCGTTCCCCTGACCCTGCTCGGCCTGCTGGAACGCGAGCCGAGCCACGGCTACGACCTGAAACGCGACTACGACACCTTCTTCGGGCGCGGCAAACCGCTGCCGTACGGGCAGGTCTACTCGACGCTGAGCCGGCTGGCCCGGGACGGCAAGGTGGTGGTCAGCGACGTCGCCCCCGGTGCCGGGCCGGACCGCAAGCGCTACGTCATCACCGACCGGGGCGCCACCGAGGTGGAGCACTGGCTGACCGAGCCGGTGGAACCGGAACCGCACCTCCAGACCGTGCTGTTCGCCAAGGTGGTGCTGGCGCTGATGCTGGACCGTCCGGCCGAGGCGTACCTGGACGCCCAGCGCGCCGCCCACCTGCACCGGATGCGTGAGCTGACCGAGGTCAAGCGCAGCGGCGGGCTGGTCGACGTGATGCTCGCCGACCACGGCCTCTACCACCTGGAGGCCGACCTGCGATGGATCGAGATGACCGGCGCGCGGCTGGACGCGCTGCGGAAGACGGTGCGGCGGTGA
- a CDS encoding ABC transporter ATP-binding protein: MTVTIEARDVTLSFGETPALRGASLAVDAGEVVAVMGPSGSGKSTLLHCLAGILPPDSGEVRFDGNRIDTLGEAERSALRRDRFGFVFQFGQLVPELTAAENVALPLLLGGVRRAPALRAARDWFERLGLAGLEHRRSGELSGGQAQRVALARGLVARPQVLFADEPTGALDSLTGEEVMALLVDTAREQGTTVVLVTHEPRVAAYADREVVVRDGRINAPAGVGS, from the coding sequence GTGACCGTGACGATCGAGGCCCGGGACGTCACGCTCTCGTTCGGCGAGACCCCCGCGCTGCGTGGCGCGAGCCTCGCCGTCGACGCCGGTGAGGTCGTCGCCGTGATGGGACCCAGCGGCTCCGGCAAGTCGACGCTGCTGCACTGCCTGGCCGGCATCCTGCCGCCCGACTCCGGCGAGGTCCGCTTCGACGGCAACCGGATCGACACGCTCGGCGAGGCGGAGCGCAGCGCGCTGCGCCGGGACCGCTTCGGGTTCGTCTTCCAGTTCGGTCAGCTCGTCCCCGAACTCACCGCCGCGGAGAACGTCGCGTTGCCGCTGCTGCTCGGCGGGGTGCGCCGCGCGCCGGCGCTGCGGGCCGCGCGCGACTGGTTCGAGCGGCTCGGGCTGGCCGGCCTGGAGCACCGGCGCTCCGGGGAGCTGTCCGGCGGGCAGGCGCAGCGGGTCGCGCTGGCCCGGGGCCTGGTCGCCCGCCCCCAGGTGCTCTTCGCCGACGAGCCCACCGGCGCGCTCGACTCGCTCACCGGCGAGGAGGTGATGGCCCTGCTTGTCGACACCGCGCGGGAGCAGGGCACCACTGTCGTCCTGGTCACCCACGAGCCGCGCGTCGCCGCGTACGCCGACCGCGAGGTCGTGGTGCGGGACGGGCGGATCAACGCCCCGGCAGGGGTCGGCTCGTGA
- a CDS encoding FtsX-like permease family protein: protein MISLALRLAVAGGREALVRLVIVAAAVAIGTGLLLTTVAGVHATNAQLTRYASMYPQETAGGAADPLLWSTRYDYFHGTQILRVDVAATGPTSPTPVGVPRVPGPGEWYASPALRKLLATTPADQLADRYPGRDLGVVGPAALTSPDALLVLVGGTPDQVGALAGVREVTRLDGNEAPLPETAIDLILGVVAGGLLFPVLIFIGTATRLGAARREQRFAAMRLVGATPRQISVVAAVEATLAAAVGAAVGFVLFLAFRPQLAGIPFTGMPYFPDDLALGVPDVLLVALGVPAGAAVAARVALRRVRISPLGVTRRVTPRPPRAYRLLPLVLGLAGLGLALLYRPGTADGQTALFLPALLLIMIGLIAGGPWLTMVGARAMAARASRPAALIAARRLADNPAAGFRAVSGVMLALFVTTVAVGVMGTIAAERGPAPRGSLEAGRLSFYPGDDATVPAMLLNELAAVPGVRDPVVVRQNPVRALGHESGVIACTDIPPAYGRCADGVTVAEVASGLIPWRASASADRIWPASTVDPAALPGLPADSVAVDADGPIAVERARTVIERAIPAFRVAPNVPGDFESDFANTMRGWQRLADVVVVAGLVLAGCSLAVGVAAGLSERKRPFSLLRLSGAPVRLLRRVVALESVVPMLTVAAVAVGMGLIAAHLFLRAQMHYDLRLPGLGFAAVVAVGLLGCLAVIAATLPLLERVTGPQTARSE from the coding sequence GTGATCTCCCTCGCGCTCCGCCTCGCCGTCGCGGGCGGTCGGGAGGCGCTCGTCCGGTTGGTGATCGTCGCCGCCGCCGTCGCGATCGGCACCGGGCTGCTGCTCACCACCGTGGCCGGCGTGCACGCCACCAACGCCCAGCTCACCCGCTACGCCTCGATGTACCCGCAGGAGACGGCGGGGGGCGCCGCCGATCCGCTGCTCTGGTCCACCCGGTACGACTACTTCCACGGCACGCAGATCCTCCGCGTCGACGTCGCCGCCACCGGACCGACCTCGCCCACTCCGGTGGGTGTGCCGCGCGTCCCCGGCCCCGGCGAGTGGTACGCCTCCCCGGCGTTGCGGAAGCTGCTGGCCACCACCCCGGCCGACCAGCTCGCCGACCGCTACCCGGGCCGTGACCTCGGCGTCGTCGGTCCGGCGGCGCTCACCTCGCCGGACGCCCTGCTCGTCCTCGTCGGCGGCACCCCGGACCAGGTGGGCGCGTTGGCCGGGGTCCGGGAGGTCACCCGGCTGGACGGCAACGAGGCGCCGCTGCCGGAGACCGCGATCGACCTCATCCTCGGCGTGGTGGCGGGCGGGCTGCTCTTCCCCGTGCTCATCTTCATCGGCACCGCGACCCGGCTCGGCGCCGCCCGCCGGGAGCAACGCTTCGCGGCGATGCGCCTGGTCGGGGCCACCCCACGACAGATCTCGGTGGTCGCGGCCGTGGAAGCCACGCTCGCCGCGGCCGTCGGCGCCGCGGTCGGCTTCGTGCTGTTCCTCGCGTTCCGCCCGCAGCTCGCCGGGATCCCGTTCACCGGCATGCCGTACTTCCCCGACGACCTCGCCCTCGGCGTGCCGGACGTCCTGCTGGTGGCGCTCGGGGTGCCGGCGGGCGCGGCGGTCGCGGCCCGGGTCGCCCTGCGCCGGGTGCGGATCTCCCCGCTCGGCGTGACCCGGCGGGTGACGCCCCGGCCGCCGCGGGCGTACCGGCTGCTCCCGCTCGTGCTCGGGCTCGCCGGGCTGGGCCTCGCGTTGCTCTACCGGCCCGGCACCGCGGACGGCCAGACCGCGCTCTTCCTGCCCGCGCTGCTCCTGATCATGATCGGGCTGATCGCCGGTGGCCCCTGGTTGACCATGGTGGGGGCGCGGGCGATGGCGGCCCGGGCCAGCCGACCGGCGGCGCTGATCGCCGCCCGCCGGCTCGCGGACAACCCCGCCGCCGGCTTCCGGGCGGTCAGCGGCGTGATGCTCGCGCTCTTCGTCACGACCGTCGCGGTCGGCGTGATGGGGACGATCGCGGCCGAGCGCGGCCCGGCCCCTCGCGGTTCGCTGGAGGCCGGTCGGCTCTCCTTCTATCCGGGGGACGACGCAACGGTGCCCGCCATGCTGCTGAACGAACTGGCCGCGGTCCCCGGCGTGCGCGACCCGGTGGTCGTTCGGCAGAACCCGGTGCGCGCCCTCGGCCACGAGTCCGGCGTCATCGCCTGCACGGACATCCCACCCGCCTACGGGCGGTGCGCCGACGGGGTGACCGTCGCCGAGGTGGCATCGGGCCTGATCCCCTGGCGGGCGTCCGCCTCGGCGGACCGGATCTGGCCGGCGTCCACTGTCGACCCGGCCGCCCTCCCCGGGCTGCCGGCGGACTCCGTGGCGGTCGACGCGGACGGCCCGATCGCGGTCGAGCGGGCCCGGACGGTCATCGAACGCGCGATCCCCGCCTTCAGGGTGGCCCCGAACGTGCCCGGTGACTTCGAGTCCGACTTCGCCAACACGATGCGGGGCTGGCAGCGGTTGGCCGACGTGGTCGTGGTGGCCGGCCTCGTGCTCGCCGGATGCAGCCTGGCGGTCGGTGTGGCGGCCGGCCTCAGCGAGCGGAAGCGGCCGTTCAGCCTGCTGCGGCTCAGCGGCGCGCCGGTGCGGCTGCTGCGCCGGGTGGTGGCGCTGGAGAGCGTGGTGCCGATGCTGACCGTCGCCGCGGTCGCGGTCGGCATGGGCCTGATCGCCGCGCACCTGTTCCTACGCGCGCAGATGCACTACGACCTGCGCCTGCCCGGGCTCGGGTTCGCCGCCGTGGTGGCCGTCGGGCTGCTCGGCTGCCTGGCCGTCATCGCCGCCACGCTGCCACTGCTGGAACGCGTCACCGGCCCGCAGACCGCCCGCAGCGAATGA
- a CDS encoding ABC transporter ATP-binding protein: MDQQLAISVRGLRKTYGDNVAVAGVDLDVHRGEVFALLGPNGAGKTTTVEILEGYRHRDAGEVRVLGTDPAHADAGWRSRVGIVLQGTGEFDELTVGEVVRHFSAFYPDADDPAKVVERVGLGAKAKARTHTLSGGQKRRLDVALGIIGRPELLFLDEPTTGFDPEARREFWELIRDLAAAGTTIVLTTHYLDEAEALADRVGVIAAGRVVEVAPPNRLGDRQEALATVSWRNPDGTPGSAQTATPTALVAELAARFGNEVPGLTVTRPTLEDVYLRMIGH; this comes from the coding sequence ATGGACCAGCAGCTCGCGATCTCCGTACGGGGACTGCGCAAGACGTACGGCGACAACGTCGCGGTGGCCGGGGTTGACCTGGACGTCCACCGGGGCGAGGTGTTCGCCCTGCTCGGCCCGAACGGCGCGGGCAAGACCACCACCGTCGAGATCCTGGAGGGCTACCGGCACCGCGACGCCGGCGAGGTGCGGGTGCTCGGCACCGACCCGGCCCACGCCGACGCCGGCTGGCGGTCCCGGGTCGGCATCGTGCTCCAGGGCACCGGCGAGTTCGACGAGCTGACCGTCGGCGAGGTGGTCCGGCACTTCTCCGCCTTCTACCCGGACGCCGACGACCCGGCCAAGGTGGTCGAGCGCGTCGGGCTGGGCGCCAAGGCGAAGGCACGCACGCACACGCTCTCCGGCGGCCAGAAACGCCGCCTCGACGTGGCGCTGGGCATCATCGGCCGCCCCGAGCTGCTCTTCCTCGACGAGCCGACCACCGGCTTCGACCCGGAGGCCCGACGCGAGTTCTGGGAGCTGATCCGGGACCTGGCCGCCGCCGGCACCACCATCGTGCTCACCACCCACTACCTGGACGAGGCCGAGGCACTCGCCGACCGGGTCGGAGTGATCGCGGCCGGTCGGGTGGTGGAGGTCGCGCCGCCGAACCGGCTGGGCGACCGGCAGGAGGCGCTGGCGACCGTCTCCTGGCGTAACCCGGACGGGACGCCCGGGTCGGCGCAGACCGCGACGCCGACGGCGCTGGTGGCGGAGCTGGCCGCGCGCTTCGGCAACGAGGTGCCCGGCCTGACCGTGACCCGGCCGACCCTGGAAGACGTCTACCTGCGGATGATCGGACACTGA